GGGCAAACGATGGGGAGGGCGCAAGAACCGCCGTACCGATGGAGTCTGGACCGGTCTCTTGCCATAAGTCAACAGGGTTCGAGGACGTTTCGCCTGGAAAAGGGAATGGCCGGGGCTCATACCCCGGCCATTTTGGGTGCGGACCTGCCGAGCCACCCGGGTCAGAACACCCAGGTCACCCCGCCAAAGACCCGCGCGTGGCTCCCGGTCACGCTGAACAGGTACGGCTCCTTGTCGTCGTACTTGCTGTAGTCCACCGTCACATTCACGACGAGCGGGTCCGAGACCCGGAAGTTCATCCCGCCGTTCACGCCAATTCTCGTGAACTCGAGGTTCGAGAATGAGGCCATCGTCGCCGAGTGCAGCGGGTAGTCGAGTCCCACCATCTGCGCGGTGTACTCACCCCCGTCGTAGGCGAAGTCGGTAATCGTCGCCACCGCGCGGTTCCACGCGAAGTTGGCGAACACCTCGGCGCGCGCCGTGGGGTAGGCCTGAATGCCCATCCAGGCGCTGCTGCTGGTGTTGTCATAGCCGGCCATGTCGGTGCGGGAGCCAAACTGGCCCCCCGTGATGCCGGCCGCTCAACCAGAAAACGCGAGCGTGCTGAAGAGCGTCTCCAGTTGCTCCTTCTGGTAAACGTAGCCCGCTGTGAGCGCCCACTTGTCGTCGGCGGCAAACCAGATGTCCACCCCAGGTGCGCTGGTCATGCGTCCCCATTCCGAGAAACCGAGCGCGTCGTTCTGGCTGTCGCGCCACCGGTAGTGCCCGGTAATCGCCAGCCGCTCGTTCGGCGTCACCGTCAGCAGGCCCTCCGCGAACAGGCTCTGCGTGGGGAACGACGTGAGGTCGGCCTGGCGCGATTGGTACATCGTGTAGTACTGCAGGCCCGTGAGCGGCGAGAGGCCGGGACTGGGCGTTGGCTGCAGCACGGCCGGAATCGCGGCCTTGTGGTGCAGGAAGGGATCCTCGGTATTCTCGAACTGCACGCGGAACCGCGCGTTCACCTGCTTGTTGATGGCGCTCCTCCCGGCGGCGTACAGGGTGTGGGTGGTGGTCTTCTCCACCTCGAAGTACTCACGCTCGACGGCCTCGAAGCCGTAGCCAAACCGCAGGAAGGTGCGCCTGGCCGGCTGGGCGCTCAGCTCGACGCCAAACTCCGTGGGCGTGCGATTCATGGACGATTCGCGAACGAAGTCGAAGGTCGCCGGAAACGCCGTGGGGAACGCCTGCGAATAGGTGAGGCCGGCCGAGAGGCCGGCCGGCGTGGTTTGCTCCACCACGTCCACGAACACACTGTCGTTCTCGAGCGAGTAGCGGCGGAAGTCGGCCTTCACCGACATCTTCTTGCCGAGGGGCACGAACAGCCGCGTGGAGCCGCCGGTGTAGTCGTAGGCCAGGTTCTGGTCCACGTTTTCGGTGTGCGACTGCGTGAAGGTGCCCGAGAGCGACGCGTCCTTCATGGCGAGTCGGGCGCGCAGCGTGTTGCTGTACTTGTGGATGGCCGGATCCGACGAGACCGGCAACAACCCGTTCGCATCGTCGTACTGCACGCGGTTGAGGAAGATGTCCTGCAGCGTGGCGGGCTGGATGGCATTGTCGTACTGGAACAGCGGGTTGGCGCCGCTGTCCTCGTAGTCACGATCGGTGAACGTGTACTCCGCGGTGAAGGCGGAGAGCGAGAGGCGGGCACCGGCCGTGAGGGTGCGCGTCACCTCCTCGTACCTCTTGGTGAAGGCCACCGTGTGGCAGTTGGCGCAGTGCGCCACGGTCATCACCTGGTGCGAGCCGCCTCGGGTCTGGCGTTCGTGGCCCAGGAAGAAGGTCATGTTCTTGAGGTTCAGGTCCACGCCGGCCGTGAGGTCGCCGTATTTCATCTCGTACTGCGCCGTGGGATCGGTGTCGTCGTGGCGGACGATGAAGGTGCCGCCGATGCCGGAGCCGCCGTCCACGTAGTCGAGCGTGTCGTGGTCGAGCCGGTGGGGCAGGCTGCGGTAGGTGACGTGCGCCTTCAGGATCCGCTTGATGTCCACCGAGGCCGCGTAGTTCTGGCCGCGCGAGTCGCCGCCGTTGATGGCGGTGATGTCGTATCGGAACCCGTTCTTCTCGCCCCACAGCAGGGCGGTGATTGATGCCAGGGCGTCTTTATCGGTTACTCGATACTCAGCCACGCGGCCCTGGTAGCCGTCGGTGGAGAAACCGGAGCCGCCGAGGGAAAACATGCCCTCCCAAGCCGGGGCGGAAGCGGGGGCGGTCGGCGCCGGAGCCGGCGCCGGGGTCTGGGCGGCCAGGGGCTGAGCAAGAACGAGCGTCGCCACCGCCGTGGCGACCACGCTGGTGATTCGCGAGCGCATGGTGATCCTCCTCACTTGGTCAGGCCCTTGCCGCGACCCGAGACGCCCTGCGAGGGCATGTCGGAGCCGTGCACCTTGTTGTGGCAATTGCTGCAGCGGGTGTTGAACGCCGCCATGAAGCTCAGGTTGCCGTTGGGATTGCTGGAGCCGCCCGTCGGCAGGCTGTAGGGAACCGTGGGCGCCACGCGCGCGTTGTGGAAATGCATCTCGTGACACTGCAGGCACAGGAAGGGCTCACCCTGCTTGAGCAGGTTGTTCGCCACGGTCCCGTGCGGCGCGTGACAGGTGAGGCAGCTCTCGGTGACAGGCGCGTGCTCGAAGACGAAGGGGCCGGCCTGCTTGGCGTGGCAGGTGGTGCACAGGTCGTTGATGCGCTCGTCAGTCTTGATCAGGCTCAGATTGCGGCCGTGCACTTCGTGACACGAGCTGCACGACATCAGGCCCTCGCGCACCGGGTGGTGCGAGCTCTGCGCGAATTGGGCGCGCTGTTCCTTGTGGCATTTATAGCAGGTCTGGGCCTCGCCCTTGCCGAGCGGGCTGTCTTGTTTCACGAGGGCGTTCTTCGGTGCGGGGGCCGTGGAGTGCACCGGCTTGAGGCCATCGGCCCTCGTCAGGGCGCCCGCCACCTGCCGCGATTGATGCACCGTGTGGCACGAGCCGCAGCCCACGCCCGACGTCGAATGCACGCTGCCCGCCCACGCCATGGCCTTGTCCTGCCGGTGGCAGGTCAGGCAGGCCTTGACGGACGCGGGATCGTCCGCCACTTCGAAGGTACGAATCAGCGCCTTGTCGCCACTCTCGGCGTGGAGGCTGCCCGGACCGTGACACGATTCGCAGCGCGAGGGCAGGCCTCGCGTCTCGAAGGCAGCAAGGGCGCCGTGTTGGGATCGGTCGAACTGACGGACAACTTCCTCATGGCACGTGGCGCAGGCCTCTTGTCCCACGACCGTTGCCGTGGGAGGAGCCGTCTGCGTGATGACCGCGGACGACGCCATGAAGAAGCCCGCCAGGCAGAGGAGCGCGGTACGGGTATGACTCATATGAGTTCCTGATTGCCGTTGAACAGCAAGTCAGGTGCCGTCGGATTCGCGCGTGAGATGCGGCCTGGTCGCCGGGCGCGCAACGTGGCGTCGCAACAAAACGTTGCACGGCTGCGACAGGATGTCTCAGGACTCGAGGCCGGCTTCGCGCATGCGGCGCCACAGCGTCGCGCGGCTGATGCCGAGGGCACGCGCCGTCTCGGCGCGCCGCCAGTGGTGCGCGTCGAGCGCTGCCGCGAGCGCGGCATCGTCGCCTCCCGTGCGCGCGGCCGCCGTCACGGGCGGCGCCCCCGGCGCTGTTGGCGCCGGCGCGAAGAGCACGTCGGGCAGGTCCTCGCGCTGGATGGTCTGCCCCCGGGCGACCGCGACGGCGTACTCCAGGACGTTCTCGAGCTCCCGGACGTTGCCCGGCCAGCGATACCGGAGCAGCACCTCCAGGGCGTTCGGCGAGAACCGCAGCACGCGGCCGTGCGCGTCGCAGACGCGGCCGAGCACCTGGATGGCGAGCGGCTCGATGTCCTCGAGGCGGTCGCGAAGTGGGGGCACCTCGATCGCGACGACGCGCAGGCGATAGTAGAAATCTTCACGGAAGCGCCCTTCGGCGATCGCCTGGGCCAGGCTCGCGTTGGTGGCGGCGATGATGCGGGCGTCGGTGTGCCGCGTCCGGCTTTCCCCGACGCGCTCGAAGGTCCGCGCGTGCAGGACGCGCAGCAGCTTTACCTGCATCGGCAGCGGCATGTCGCCAATCTCGTCGAGGAAGAGCGTCCCGCCGCTGGCGGCCTCGAACCGGCCCTCGCGGTCGCGGACCGCGCCGGTGAAGGCGCCGCGCACGTGGCCGAACATCTCGGTCTCGAGCAGTTCGCCCGGCAGCGCGGCGCAGTTCACCGCCACGAACGGGCCGTTCCAGCGAGGCGAGCGGCCGTGGATCGCGCGCGCCAGCACTTCCTTCCCCGTGCCGCTCTCGCCGGTGAGCAGGACCGTCGGCTCGCTGTCGCGCAGATTGTCCACGAGGCGGAAGATCCGCAGCATCGACGGCGACCGCGCCACCATCTCGCCGAACACCACGGGCGTGTCGCCGGCAGCGCCTTCGTCTTCAGCAGGCCGCATCACAAGCAGATACCGGATGCGGGTGTCGCAGACGCCGTCTGCCGAGGCCACCGGTGCGGCGCTGATGGACATCAGCCGTGGCCGTTCCCCGCCAAGCGCCAGCAAGGCCCGCCAGCCCTCGCGCCGCTCCCCGCCTGCTAGCGCGCGGCGCAGCGTGCCGTCGGGGCCGAACAGGTCGTCGCCGAGCAGATCGGCCACAGCCCGTCGCTCCGCCGCCTGCGCGGTCCCGGCGCCGAACAACTCGTCGAGCATCGGCGACGCGTGCAGCACGCGGAAACCGGCGTCCAGGCAGATGACGATGCGGCCGAGGGCGCCGAAGGCGGTGTTGACTCCCGCCCATGCCGCCGCCTGGACCAGCCGATCGACCGCCGCCTGATCGGAAGCCACGCGACCACCTGCCGCAACGTGCGTGCCATCAGCCGTGAGGCCCAAATGTCCCCAAGAATGGCCATCAGCCCCAGAACTACTGCGAAAAATCCCCGGCTCGCGGAATTTTAGGTGCCGCAACCATGGCCGATAGACATGAAAACCTATTAATGATAAAACATGAAAACCTATTGTAAATGCGACGCAATAACCTATTTTCTATGCCGTCCCCGCCAGAAAAACTCGCTGATTCCCTCGACGCCCTGCGCGAACTGCAGAGCCGCGGCAGTGTGGCGATCCGGTCGGGAGACCTGAGCCGTACTCACCGGCAACGCTTGGTCCAGAACGGCTTTCTCCGCGAGGTGATGAAGGGCTGGTACGTCCCGGCGCGTCCCGATGAAGCTCCGGGAGACAGCACCGCATGGTATGCGTCCTTTTGGGACTTCTGCGCCTCGTACCTGACCGCCCGTTTCGGCGACGAGTGGTGTCTCTCGCCCGAGCAGTCGCTGGCGCTTCAGGGTGGCAACCGCACCGTCCCCGGCCAATTGGTGGTTCGGACACCAAGAGGAGGCAACAAGCCCACGGCGCTTCCGCACGGCACATCCCTGTTCGATGTGCGAAACGCGATGCCCCCGGCCACCGAGGTCAACGTCATCGAGGGGCTGCGGCTGTTTTCGGTGCCGGCGGCTCTGACCAGCGTCACTGAACAGTTTTTCCAGCGCGCGTCCACGGATGTCCGTGCCGCCATGGCGAGCGTGAAAGACGCGTCGGACATCCTGGCGCTGTTGCTCGAGGGCGGCCACAGCACGATTGCCGGCCGGCTGGCGGGCGCCTTCCGAAACCTCGGCGAATCACGAATCGCTGACGACATCGTCAAGACGATGGAGAAGGCTGGCTATACGGTCAACGAGAGCGATCCGTTCATCGATCGCCGGACGATGGTGGCGACGCGCGCGGTCTCGCCGTATGTCAATCGCGTCCGCTTGATGTGGGACGCGATGAGGACACCCGTCCTCGATGTCTTCCCGGTGGCACCGGGAATTCCTGGCAACCGCGATGCCTATCTCAGGGCGGTCGACGACGCGTATATCGCGGATGCGTATCACTCTCTTTCCATCGAGGGTTATCGCGTCAACGCGGAGCTGATTGAACGGGTGCGAAGCGGATCCTGGAACCCGGCGGAGAACACACCGGACCGCCAGAGCCGAGATGCGCTCGCCGCGCGTGGCTACTTCGACGCGTTCACCAGTGTGAAGACGAGTGTCCGGAAGGTGCTTGGCGGAAGCAACGCCGGCGAGATCGTCCGCGACGACCACGGTGATTGGTACCGCCAACTGTTTGGGCCAAGCGTCACGGCCGGCATCATCCGCGCGGCTGATCTGGCCGGTTATCGAACGGGACCCGTGTACATCCGGCGTTCCATGCACGTCCCGTTACCACGAGAGGCGGTCCGGGATTGCCTGCCGGTCTTGTTCGATCTGCTTGCCAACGAACCCGAGCCGGCGGTGAGGGTGGTGCTCGGACCTTTCGTGTTCGTTTACATTCATCCCTACATGGATGGCAACGGCAGGATGGGGCGGTTTCTCATGAATCTGATGCTGGCGTCGGGCGGCTATCCGTGGACCGTCATTCCGGTCGAAAGGCTCGGCGATTATCTGCCGGCGCTGGAATCGGCGAGCGTCCGCCAGGACATCACTCCGTTCGCGACGTTCATCAGTGACCTGGTCGCCGCGCGCCTGCGGGGGGGAACGGCCCCGGCGGTTCCCGGCTGAGCGCGGAACCCCGTGGCGTCAGTGCGGCTCGAGCTTCTGCAGATCGCGGATCTCGCGCAGGGTCCTGCGCATCTCTTCGACCGTCTTCATCTGCTCGAGCGTCGATTGCATGGAGTCGGC
This genomic interval from Acidobacteriota bacterium contains the following:
- a CDS encoding GSU2204 family CXXCH-containing (seleno)protein; this encodes MRSRITSVVATAVATLVLAQPLAAQTPAPAPAPTAPASAPAWEGMFSLGGSGFSTDGYQGRVAEYRVTDKDALASITALLWGEKNGFRYDITAINGGDSRGQNYAASVDIKRILKAHVTYRSLPHRLDHDTLDYVDGGSGIGGTFIVRHDDTDPTAQYEMKYGDLTAGVDLNLKNMTFFLGHERQTRGGSHQVMTVAHCANCHTVAFTKRYEEVTRTLTAGARLSLSAFTAEYTFTDRDYEDSGANPLFQYDNAIQPATLQDIFLNRVQYDDANGLLPVSSDPAIHKYSNTLRARLAMKDASLSGTFTQSHTENVDQNLAYDYTGGSTRLFVPLGKKMSVKADFRRYSLENDSVFVDVVEQTTPAGLSAGLTYSQAFPTAFPATFDFVRESSMNRTPTEFGVELSAQPARRTFLRFGYGFEAVEREYFEVEKTTTHTLYAAGRSAINKQVNARFRVQFENTEDPFLHHKAAIPAVLQPTPSPGLSPLTGLQYYTMYQSRQADLTSFPTQSLFAEGLLTVTPNERLAITGHYRWRDSQNDALGFSEWGRMTSAPGVDIWFAADDKWALTAGYVYQKEQLETLFSTLAFSG
- a CDS encoding GSU2203 family decaheme c-type cytochrome; this translates as MSHTRTALLCLAGFFMASSAVITQTAPPTATVVGQEACATCHEEVVRQFDRSQHGALAAFETRGLPSRCESCHGPGSLHAESGDKALIRTFEVADDPASVKACLTCHRQDKAMAWAGSVHSTSGVGCGSCHTVHQSRQVAGALTRADGLKPVHSTAPAPKNALVKQDSPLGKGEAQTCYKCHKEQRAQFAQSSHHPVREGLMSCSSCHEVHGRNLSLIKTDERINDLCTTCHAKQAGPFVFEHAPVTESCLTCHAPHGTVANNLLKQGEPFLCLQCHEMHFHNARVAPTVPYSLPTGGSSNPNGNLSFMAAFNTRCSNCHNKVHGSDMPSQGVSGRGKGLTK
- a CDS encoding sigma 54-interacting transcriptional regulator yields the protein MASDQAAVDRLVQAAAWAGVNTAFGALGRIVICLDAGFRVLHASPMLDELFGAGTAQAAERRAVADLLGDDLFGPDGTLRRALAGGERREGWRALLALGGERPRLMSISAAPVASADGVCDTRIRYLLVMRPAEDEGAAGDTPVVFGEMVARSPSMLRIFRLVDNLRDSEPTVLLTGESGTGKEVLARAIHGRSPRWNGPFVAVNCAALPGELLETEMFGHVRGAFTGAVRDREGRFEAASGGTLFLDEIGDMPLPMQVKLLRVLHARTFERVGESRTRHTDARIIAATNASLAQAIAEGRFREDFYYRLRVVAIEVPPLRDRLEDIEPLAIQVLGRVCDAHGRVLRFSPNALEVLLRYRWPGNVRELENVLEYAVAVARGQTIQREDLPDVLFAPAPTAPGAPPVTAAARTGGDDAALAAALDAHHWRRAETARALGISRATLWRRMREAGLES
- a CDS encoding Fic family protein, whose product is MRRNNLFSMPSPPEKLADSLDALRELQSRGSVAIRSGDLSRTHRQRLVQNGFLREVMKGWYVPARPDEAPGDSTAWYASFWDFCASYLTARFGDEWCLSPEQSLALQGGNRTVPGQLVVRTPRGGNKPTALPHGTSLFDVRNAMPPATEVNVIEGLRLFSVPAALTSVTEQFFQRASTDVRAAMASVKDASDILALLLEGGHSTIAGRLAGAFRNLGESRIADDIVKTMEKAGYTVNESDPFIDRRTMVATRAVSPYVNRVRLMWDAMRTPVLDVFPVAPGIPGNRDAYLRAVDDAYIADAYHSLSIEGYRVNAELIERVRSGSWNPAENTPDRQSRDALAARGYFDAFTSVKTSVRKVLGGSNAGEIVRDDHGDWYRQLFGPSVTAGIIRAADLAGYRTGPVYIRRSMHVPLPREAVRDCLPVLFDLLANEPEPAVRVVLGPFVFVYIHPYMDGNGRMGRFLMNLMLASGGYPWTVIPVERLGDYLPALESASVRQDITPFATFISDLVAARLRGGTAPAVPG